AAAAAGTCATCATCTGAATGGACTATTGATGTAATATTGCAAAATATTTTAGCTCTTTGTAGTCTAATTGATGAtgtttcttttacttttgtgAAAAGAAAGGGTAATTCCTCGGCTCATTTGTTAGCCCTATGGGCTGCTTTTTGTAACAACTCCGGGCCTGTCTCCATCTCTGACCCATCTTTGTTAGTGGCTAAAGTTTTGGAAAGAGATGGGCAAAGGCCCATGAGTTCCATGCTGTACCAGTCATGGTTTCTTTTTGTGAAATAAAGAtgtttattcagcaaaaaaaaaaaaatcaagtcacCACATACCATTTGTCTCTATTTCATATGGTCTTGGTAGAATGGTaggattgtttgttttttttaggcTAAAACTGTCTATGATTTGTAATAAAAACTCTGCAGCTGAAGCGTTAGCTTTGGCTGATTTGTTACAGAGATGTTCAATACAAATTGTGTGGGTATATTGTACTTTTCATGAGTGAATGAGACAAGTTTCagtgttttatatatatatatatatatatatatatatatatattactatttttttgctattttgcaATCGTCAATCGCAATGTGTTCACCAACTGGATACTCTCTAGAAACTTTACAACTGTAATgaatcaataattaattaaatagtttcaaaaccaATTATCATCCATATctgaaagaaatttcttttgaaaattgattgaaatGACTTTGCTTTTAATTGACTAAAATTATAAAGCCGctggctgaaaaaaaaaataactataatttTTACCCCATTTTCTGAATCAATAATCTTAACAACATTTTATTGTACTTATACCATTATCAGATTCACAAACAACTTTGGATGCTTATAGAAGTCTAGAAGACTTGGTTTGGCCAATGCCAGAGCAATGCATTAATAGCTGCGCAATGAGCTTGATTCCACTCCAGTTGCCACTGACTAAGAAAAGGGGGTCCCACTGCCACAGCTTGGAATCTCTGACTAATTTTGTGTTCATTTCAGCCCGCCAGACTAGTAGAAATGTGGAACAAAATTCCACACCTTACACCTTGAATATAAGTGTACGTCATTCTCAGTTAATTTGGATATACTAGGCATCTTATAAATTCTTTTGCTGATTAATTTATCAGCATCTTTTGTAAAACACTTTCCCACCCCCCGTtctgttttcaatttctagacTAGGAAGATGGGTGTGATAAGTTTTGCTCAAGAGTATGAATCACCAATTGATCCTGGTAGATTATTCAAGGCCTTGATAGTTGACTCGCATAATCTATGCCCAAAGCTCATGTCTCAGTCCATTAATAGCATTGAAATCATTGAAGGAGACGGAGATGTTGGAAGTATcatgcaaattaattttgctcAAGGTATGTAACAAATATTGctatttgtctttgtttttttgctaGGAAGCTATGCTATTTGCCACAAAATATTAGTATTAGATCCTAGTAATTAAATAACTTAAGGGTAAGGCAGCCTactaagtaatttttttataggcaAAAGTGGGAGTTTTATGCATAAAAACGACCTTTTGAGATCTTAGTAGGTAAAATGTAGTATGTGCTTAAATTATGTCTACAATATGCAGGTATTCATTTCAAACATGCAAAGCTCCGGATGGATGAGCTAGACACGAAGAATTACTGGTGCAAGTACACTATAGTTGAAGGAGATGTGTTGGGAGAGAAGCTCAAATCCATTAAGTACGAGGTGAAGTTTGTAGCTGATGAGCATGGAGGCTGCATTTGTAAGATGTTGAGTGAGTATTATTCAGATCAAGAAATTGAGTTCAAGGATGAGGACATAGAGTTTGGCAAAGAAAGAGCAACAGAGATGTACAAAGTAGTGGAAGCTTACCTCCTGACAAATCCTCATACCtatgtttaattaatattgcTATAACAAATCCTCATGTTATGCTTTCTCAACAGACGTCTGAATATCCTACTGTATGTTTGAATGATCTTTTATTGAAATTACACTGCTAGGTTTTAATAACTGAagtattcaaaaaatttcatagcTCACAATTCTTCTTGGTCAGTAAGTCTTCTTTTAATATGTTTCATCCAGAAGTGAGATAACATAAAAGCACAGTTTGATACACTCATGGCCATTCCAAGTCCCCTGGTTTTGTTTTACCATTGTTAGGGACTTTTATGtgcctttttcttttaactaCCAATCAACCCAAAACCTCATCTTTCACAAATCATAATCACAAGACAACAAAAAAGACGGTATTTAAAGCACTATTAACATCCTATATACAATACTTATATACAATACTTTTTAGGGTAAAGTATGTATTTCATCtctattctttaaaaatttgcCGTGTTAAatagtttaaataaataaaaaattgccaacACCTGGACTAATATGTCagcatttttaattttattttataaaatgtcggtataattttaaatttaaaaaaaaaaaaaaaaaaaaaaaacagataatTGAATTCCCTTACTCACAtctatcaacaacaaaaaaaactccctttcataaaaaaaacagaaaaaatccCTAAGTGAAAGTCACAGTCTCTTTAAGTGTCTTTACGGTCCCAGCGGTTATGATTGGTAGGAACCTGCAGAATTCCTGTTGAAAGGGCAGCTTGTAGGGCCTTATCATGTCCAGATGCACTAATAGGGGGACTCATGACAAACCTGAAACTTGAAGATGATACTGTTTGTAAAAGTCGATagaatatatcaaaatataagatacaaataaataaataaaagaaaaatgaaaagcaatGCAAGATCTTACTTTGCTGCAGTGACGAAGTCAGGATCCCAAACCCCAGATTCATCAAGGGATAAACCAGAAACTCCTGGTTCTCTAATAACCCTCTGCCCTGCAATTTAAAGACGAGTTCTTTATCTTCcttaaaaacaataaatcatctagaaaaaagaaatctgGAGATCAGCATATATGAGTTCTAGAATTGAAGGCCAACAACTTTAAGATGACACTTAAAACAAATCAATCAGCTAGGATAGGGGAAAATAAAAGTCTTGAGATAGTGTTTTACATGGGTCTGCCCCCTGTTTAACGAAATAAGCAAAATTTTGAATCAAACTAAAatggtttggattgggttttttaataaaaaactgacgtgctctcttaaaaaaaagaaaaattgatgtggcaaattttttttttttttttaggctgtTTGATACTTCAACTTTTCTATCCAAGAGATAATGGTAGAGAATAAATTGACATACATTTAAAGATTAGGaactaaattgacataattgaaaGATTaagaactaaattaaaatataatgtaaaaatatgtaatttttttttttttacaaaattagaaaatcttgttttctaattaaatatgtcttcctaaaataaattgtattctGGTACatttatccttattttttagTGTTCTACCAATTTAATGtatcataaacaaaaaattatataaaaccaaaaatttcaaaataattgaaaagtaAAATTGATTCATGGGCCAAAATTTTTAAGACACATAAGaccctgattttttttttttcacgtacTTTGAGGTTGCACATGCAAAATATATCTTTTTAGGCGATCTCGGATGTAGCTTGTAAGAATGATGATGACTATTGTCTATTGACTATTGCCTTATGTAAATCTTGTTCATTTTCATACAAATTCATCACCTAAAATAAATTGACTTCTACCAAATTTGTCCcttgttttttttgttgatgttCTATTTTATGTATCAATGAGATACAAAATAATTAGACAGCAAGTCTTTTACACACACAAGACTAATATGAATTCGGACtcaaatgtaatatatatattcggCAAACTCTCAAATAAGGTTGAGGGAGCTAGAGGGGAATATTATATCTCTATATCACTATTTGATTGACCACCACCAATACATATTTGTATGACTCCGAATTTGATAAGGATAGGGtgtaaaacttatattttacaCTATTCAATAAGAGATTGTCACATCGacttttttacttaaaactcaatacatcctaccacacctaataacatctcaataaactctcaatttggttggatttttagatgggtattagaattgattgagtgtaattatgcttattttttaatactagtgTATAGCCTCGTACATATGCAtaggtacaattaaaaataatcacaattatacagttcaaattatacatagtattagctgacactttttttaaatcatacatttctaaaatatgtaatggtttctgaTATATGGGTTGGATTCAAgttctaagtaatgttacatcacccaataatttgttatagaattcatattttgaaaatctcactgtcgaattacatgttctatatgttttttaacattcatgccaattttcatgtcaattgaatgttatttaccGTTCAATCCatactcatattttatgcattattttaaattataaaaacatgaatttaaacaattaattgatgacatgactattaattttttatcacttcgaaattttgcaagtatagaaaatatatgaagataatgtaatctaatgatggatttgtcaaaatttacatcccattaaaaaatattgagtggtgtaacttgaacccaaccatatatatatatatatatatatttaacattcatgccaattttcatgtcaattggatgttatttaccattcaattcatactcatattttatgcattattttaaattacaagaacttaaatttaaacaattgattgatgacatagctattaattttttatcatcttgaaattttgcaagtatggaaaatatatgaagataatgtaatctaatggtggatttgtcaaaattcgcattcaattaaaaaataatgagtggtgtaacattatttagagttatattaggtgtaacttgaacccaatcctatatatatatgtgtgtgtgtgtgtgtgtgtgtgttttaacatttatgccaattttcatgtcaattggatgtcatttaccattcaatccacactcatattttatgcattattttaaacaacaaaaagttgaatttaaacaattgattgatgacatggttattaatttttgatcaccttgaaattttgcaagcatggagaatatataaagataatgtaatctaatggtggatttgtcaaaattcgcatccaattaaaaaaatattgagtggtgtaacattagtTAGAGTtataccaggtgtaacttgaacccaaccctatatatatgtgtgtgtgtgtgtgtgtgtgtgtgttttaacaTTTgtgccaattttcatatcaattggATGTCATTTACCATTCAATCCacactcatattttatgcattattttaaactacaaaaacttgaatttaaacaattgattgatgacatggttattaatttttgatcatcttgaaattttgcaagtatggagaatatatgaagataatgtaatctaatggtggatttatcaaaattcgcatcaaattaaaaaatattgagtggtgtaatattatttaaagttaaaccaggtgtaacttgaacccaatcctctatgtgtgtgtgtgtgtgtgttttaacattcatgtcaattggatgttatttatcattcaatccatttcatattatatacattattttaaattacaaaaacttgaatttaaacaattgattaatgacatgactattaatttttgatcaccttgaaattttgcaaacatgaagaatatatgaaaataatgtaatctaatggtagatttgtcaaaaatcgcattcaattaaaaaatattgaatggtgtaatattatttagagttatactaggtgtaatttgaaccgaaccctatatatatatataatttagaatttaattggatttagactcttccgttttgcacccaaaaattagcttgccacaaaaattaaaaaaatagatggaCACGTGGTGGAAAATAGGattttaattgaaatccaatttaaaatctaattagatttggactctttgatttttacactcaatagttcatttcatacaaaattaaaaaattaaatgggacacgtggcacaaaattgagaatccaatcaaaacttaattggattttctctgagctttggctattaatattaatatatatatatatatatatatatatatatgtaataagCTGATATGAGATGTTGAGAATGGAATTGAGAAACTTGGGTTTTACGTcacatccttatagaattttttattatgtatatGTAATGATTTCTACACTATATTCCTAGGTAAAAAGAAATTACTATTTAAAAGTTTCATATCCTACAAGAGATGTAGGCTTGTAAAGATAATCAATAAGGTGGCTAGGTTGCTATATCCTGGGGGCGGCATGCCAATGTTGTTAATCTACTAAATCGGAACTAGTAGACGGCGTGTATTGTCTCAAGATAGTGACCTGATTCACGCCTCAACTCCATCAACTAAAAACATTCATAAATTAATTGTAAATTATTTATCATATTATGAGCTGCACTTTAAGCACCACAAGTTAATATCTCCTAATTTTATTCATGTTTTATGTTGGATCCACAACgtccaaaaattattattatttaaaatgatgttttgaatgttataaaattcaatttattaattaatttatgtcTTAGGAACAACAAATGATTATGACTATTGACTATTGACTATTGCCTTATGTAAATCTCATTCATTTTCATACATTCTTTTCATACAAATTCATCAACTAGAATAAATTGTCTTCTACCAAATCTGTCCCCTGTTTTTTGTTGGTGTTCTATTTTATGTATCAACTAGTAAGTTACCCATGCAATGCAcggataattttgtaatattttatgtaaaacgGTTTTGGATAatattgtacatatattataaaaaaaaaaaaagtaaactaaattagagtaaagaaacatatacattttgagatattaaaaattagtttagtagCTTCACTGTATATTTGTAACCTTCTTAAgataagattattattattatttttttaaatcatgaaaccaaaaataaatgcaaaagagtaacaagatcatgaaaatcaactaatttgtgttgtgttcatATATTTCGTTCCAAGAAATAAAAGTATGTCCAATTGTCTGACTGTCATCTGCTCATCGATAGTGTGACATTAAGAAATGGTGTGGGCAAGTGTACATGCATGTGtcttatagataatttaaaattaaaccacGGTATAATATGGCTTTACATTATGcaccaaatattctctctacttatatacccaaaaaaaatatctagCCAAATTACCTAAACCTAGTTCATATTTAAGCacctaatttaaaaagaaaaaaagaaaaaaaattactcgtAGGGGTTTCGGCCTCTTAATGGTGATGGGGGTTAGTATAATAGAGGTGGTAGATtcctctttctccctctttcaaatgttttgttagtcttaggtattttattttggtaatatataatgaaatagtgcattttatttaacaatccacacattttttgtgtctctctatctctctccaGGGCCTTATCTAGTTAATTATTACTAGTAGCATATaaatccatgcatatgcatagatacacttaaagatatatagtaaaatgtataatttaattcctatatatattgTAGGTGCCCGAGGATCGAGGATGAAGTTGAAGAGTTGCAACATTAGTGTGAGGATGCCATAGACCACAGGCCCAAGGAGGAAAGCCACCCGAGGAGAGGAAGAAGTGAGTCAAGGTACTCTAAGGCATTCTAAGTGGGAGTTTGAgtctaaagagagagagagtcaaaggGCATCAGGGAAGCTTCTGGTCTAGTATGGCCTGTTGCATTCGCATTAAATGGTAGGCAACAGCTTTATCAGCCGCATTGATGACGAAGTGACCTAAATAGTGTAAGTCACAGCTAAGCAGATTCCTTCCACCACCTTCTTCAGATGTTAAAAGCAACAAGTGTCATGAGAGGAGAGATGTTAGGTGAGAATGGATGGTTGAGATATGATGGAGGTAAAAGTATATAAGGAAAAGAACGTGCATTGGAAAAGGGATTGAGACACAAgtatcaaaaaagagaaaaaagattaGAAGAACACAGAGAGGAGAGAGTGAACAGTGCCATTTTTCTGTATAGCATCGACCTCCTTGGGCTAACTTAGAGGAGGAGTTTAGCTCATCTATTCAATAATATAAGCCCTTTCCCCCTTATTATCATCCTCAAATAGAGCCcccttttgttgtttgtttctctctctcacaaatttATTGATTTAGGCCAAGGCTGGACTGTACCACTCACTGCTCAAAGTGGGTCTGGGCCGCTGGATCCTTTggtccttacatatataatttaaatactattgatagtcattgttatattttgttaactctttaaaaaaaattataaagatattattagatataaaatataaattgtccatttattaaattattgtgaaacatttcttttttatgattcctttattctagactctttggtttttgtacttaataactcacttggatgaatatttatgatgtggtcccacatttgattctaaaattaagaaataaaactttttaagaataaataatttaggacacatggcgcaaaaatggaactctaatttggaattctaatttaagtttctctcagcttcatctattattattattattattattattattattattattattattattattattatatagatgaGACCATGGTTGTTAAAATCGCGATCTGGATCATAGGATCACAAGATTTTTCGATCCCACCTCACCAAAATGTTTAGAATCGCACTATAATcgtaaaaatggtaggatcgtaTAGGATtgtaaaaatggtaggatcCCATATGATCCTAccaaaaacatgaatttttggttttttttttttatgggataaattttttgttttgatgaagctttaagggtttttatttttttcatgttgtgatggtatgactttttattttatttttataaaattatgttaacttaagcaaatatttttatagtttctagttcacttgtaatcaaaatgaatgaatgcttcatcatttctaaatgaagaatttgatgttgaCTTTGCTGCCTTTTAAGttataatgttgttaaatttgtttgatcaatatactaatttgtgttctaTTGAAGATGGTAGAGAGTTCTTCAAGAGAGACTTCAGTGCAAAGAGCAAGCACTTCCTTATGGTCACGGGTTTGGAAAGCAAGGGTCCCCAATAAGGTAAAACTCTTTTCTTGGAGAGCATGTCAAAATATATTGCCTACACGGGATAATTTGGTTCGAAGAAGTCATAGAGCTACGGAAACGGTATTGCATGTGCTTTGGGAGTGTGAGGCTGCACAGGATGTGTGGGCAAGTAGTGCTAtcagatttcaaaattttgggactgaGCAAGTGGATTTTAGACAGCTAGTAGCTGGTCTCATGCCAAAGCTGTCATTGGAGGAATGGGACTTATTTTGGGTGCTTTGTTGGCAAATTTGGCTGTAGAGGAATACAATGTTGCATGGGGGTGTCTTCCAACACCCATCACGGTCTCACCAACGTGCATCAAATTATTTGAGAGAGTTTGTTGATGCTCAAGACTAACTGAGTGTACCTGTATCAGTCCACATCCCTACAAGTCAAGCATGGCAGCCACCACAAGGTGAGTTCTTCAAGCTGAATTTTGATGGAGCTTGTTTAGATAATGGTGCGACTTCGGGCTATGGTGCTTTTATTCGTAATGGGAATGGTGAAGTTATGGCTGCTGTATTTGCCAAGGGTGGTGTTGTGAGGGATAGTGTAGAATTGGAGGTGATGGCTTGTCGCAAAGCTCTGGAATTTGCTATAGACCTGGTTTTATGGAGGTGATACTAGAAGGTGATAATGCTCTGGTTATAAAGACAGTTTCGTAGGCTCAACCAAACTTCTCTCGGCTTGGATTAATCTATGAAGATATTTGGTGCTTGGCTGCAGGTTTTAGATCCATCTCAGTTAGCTGTGTTAGGCGTAGTGCCAATGGTGTTGCTCATGCTTTGGCAAAATTTGCTAGGTTATCTGATAATGATATTGTATGGATGGAGGAGGATCCTCCCCCTGCAGTGGATCCTCTTTATATTTGGATTCTAGTCTTTTGAATTAATGAAAGTCATTTGGTTtcgatttcaaaaaaaaaaaaatattactaaaatttttttttatgaggtgggttcaagttacaccttttttaagCCATAGATTTCTAAGAGATCTAATAGttgaaaaaatatcattaaatgtTAATACTTTCCACTGTATTACCTAATTAATACTACGGTTTGTTTTCTCTCACCTTATTTATTGCATTCCACATGATTAGAGTGCACTACCATTTTCAATAACCTGTAAACCTTACATATACTAGCAGCCCACCATAGCTAACCTCCCACATCTCTACaaagaagcttttttttttttcttttttttttcttgagagaaATCTCCACAAAGTAGCTATTGAACGGTAcactagaaattttttgttagaatttcTGCTTTACATTCCCATTAATAAAGAGCTGGTCGTGGTGCAAATAGTGTTGTAGACAATTTCGTTATTGGATAAATTACCCAATTACTACATTTATACAACCAGCAAGTTTAGCAAAGACTTCATGTCAAACATACTATGGGAAAAAAAAGCATTTCATACCCATTTGGAATAGGAGCAAATTGCTATATTGACTATTGATTTGCAATATCTTGTAACGACATTTTGACTAGCTCTTAAGGAGCTTCAACTTGGAGGTGCTGGAGATATATGACCCATGTTTAGGTGATATAGGAATTATTCAATTGACATAATATTTAATTGTTATATTGCTTCTGTGCCGAAATGGGAGATTTGGCTATGGTGAGGTGCTTCTTAGTAGATTAGTAGGTTTGGAAGGTTATTGAAAATGAAGGGTacattctctcaaaaaaaaaaaaaaatgaagggtacacaataaataaggaaagagaaaaaaaaatgctagtatTAATTAGGTAATAAGGTGGAAAGTATTAAcatttaataatgtttttttcaACCGTTAGATCTCTTAGAAATCTATGGcttaaaaaaggtgtaactcttatgaagttacaccaggtgtaacttgaactcatctcttttttatatataattttatcaattataattgtatttgtatattgattgattgatttttttgagcatGCTCTTTAATTGTTACTAAGTagtataacttgaatagttgaaTGTGAAATTGTATCTTAATATCTTTTGCAGctctagtatacaaatatataatgtctacatagatgatgaaatggatgatgatgattaggaatttaggacGGTGGTTATAAGAATCTTAGAATGggaataattaaatattcacTTCGCCTTAATATTCATCttacttttggatttcatattgtagttagctagtttccatttgctaacttattttggatttcaaacttggaacttggaacttggaaaatgttttccatatgttttgataaatattttggtatttgattgctaattaaacatttattgaactttttaaatacattgggtcaaaacttaaatatactTGTTTTGTTAGTATAGACTTAGTAATGTATaacatgcaaattacatcatatgatgcaaatcttagtttttttatggatgaatttataatttacgtgattattcaatatacaaagtcattatcaatgtgttttttgctttaaatctaaaaatatgtAAGATCTTACGATTCACGATCCAATCCTACAATCTACGATCCCACCTACCTTTAACGATCTTACATAAGATCccaattttgacaaccttggatGAGACACAAAATTAGACACTAATTCTTTTACACAGACACACAACACTAATTCAAAaggaatttttcattaaattgattaagaaagaatttttttttaatggacataaaagtaaaaaactaattaattaattatcctctttatattataatttacatAATCACTTAAGTGTATTGCATATGAGGTTAAGTTTGAAAACTCTTCAGATGGAGGGTGTTTTTGTAAAATGACAAGGGAGTACCACCCTGCTGGTGACTTTACCATCAATGAAGAACAAATCAAAGGTGGTAAAGAAAGAGCCATGGCCGTGTACAAGGTTGTTGAAGCCTACCATTTGGAAAACCCCACTGCCTATGCTTAAGAATCATTCCGTACTATTGCCCCTTTAAAATTTCTATGTGCTCTGAGTTCTCTCTCCGCTGAGTATTGTTGTAGCTTGTAATGACTGATTAGtaatcaaaaattcaaataaaaattttcacatttagTAGTTATTTGTAAGCTGCTACCTATATATGCCGTAGTCTACAACATGTGCATATGCACGGTACAAATacaaacaatcacaattacacacacacacacacacatatatatatatatatatatgagtttaaATTACACCTAGTGTAAGATTTACACCATTTTTAAGtcatagacgagttttattctCTCCTGCCCTTTCT
The sequence above is drawn from the Quercus lobata isolate SW786 chromosome 12, ValleyOak3.0 Primary Assembly, whole genome shotgun sequence genome and encodes:
- the LOC115969854 gene encoding pathogenesis-related protein STH-21-like, whose protein sequence is MGVISFAQEYESPIDPGRLFKALIVDSHNLCPKLMSQSINSIEIIEGDGDVGSIMQINFAQGIHFKHAKLRMDELDTKNYWCKYTIVEGDVLGEKLKSIKYEVKFVADEHGGCICKMLSEYYSDQEIEFKDEDIEFGKERATEMYKVVEAYLLTNPHTYV
- the LOC115970474 gene encoding dihydropyrimidinase-like, producing the protein MNKIYISLIQNFAYFVKQGADPWQRVIREPGVSGLSLDESGVWDPDFVTAAKFVMSPPISASGHDKALQAALSTGILQVPTNHNRWDRKDT